A genomic region of Bdellovibrio sp. GT3 contains the following coding sequences:
- a CDS encoding ABC transporter permease, with product MIEISGIKKSYKMGDNIVEALRDVTLTIEDGDFVAIMGPSGSGKSTLMHILGLLDVPTSGSYKLHGREVSKLSEDELAILRRDEIGFIFQQFNLLPRMPAWQNVSLPLLYSEKKFDQDKAQSLLEQVGLGTRGDHKSNELSGGQQQRVAIARSLINSPKIIFADEPTGNLDSKSEKEIMGILKSLNAQGITIVIVTHEEEIGEQANRLIRMRDGVVQSDERKVPLAQERSSNQSNQSLDSEFHFGEMIEHFHQGWKTLAANKVRSGLSMLGILIGVAAVVTMLALGKGAQQSIEKQLSSMGSNLLILRAGNVRVAGVAQESGVRIRISMDDLAAMKAQIPAIKNVVPNVGGRGQVTYLNKNWNTYVNGVTSSFVEVRNSEPVLGRFFSDAENQRRATVAVIGRTVSRELFGERSPIGEVIKINRINFTVIGMLPEKGGQGPSDQDDRIVVPVMTAMYRLFGRNYVDSVDVEVSQKELIDETQDSVKEVLNSRHRIPLSQQDDAFQIFNMADLQQAIESSSKTMSMLLSSIAAISLLVGGIGIMNIMLVSVTERTREIGLRKAIGGRKVDILMQFLAESVVVSVIGGLLGIGLAWGVTTALASVMGWPMTISLDAVGLSFFFSAFIGIVFGLYPAKKASELHPIDALRYE from the coding sequence ATGATTGAAATCAGCGGCATCAAAAAATCATACAAAATGGGCGACAATATTGTTGAAGCCCTGCGCGATGTCACGCTGACTATCGAAGACGGTGATTTTGTCGCGATCATGGGGCCGTCGGGTTCCGGTAAGTCCACGTTGATGCATATTCTGGGGCTTTTGGATGTGCCGACATCGGGCTCCTATAAGCTGCATGGCCGGGAGGTTTCCAAACTTTCCGAAGATGAGCTGGCGATTTTACGCCGGGATGAAATCGGATTTATCTTTCAGCAGTTCAATTTATTACCCCGTATGCCAGCGTGGCAGAATGTCTCTTTGCCACTTCTGTATTCTGAAAAGAAATTTGATCAGGACAAGGCGCAAAGCCTGCTTGAACAGGTGGGCTTGGGCACTCGCGGGGACCACAAGTCGAACGAACTCTCAGGAGGGCAGCAACAGCGTGTGGCTATCGCGCGCTCTTTGATCAACTCACCGAAAATTATTTTCGCCGATGAACCGACGGGGAATCTGGATTCCAAAAGCGAAAAAGAGATCATGGGGATCCTAAAGTCCCTCAATGCCCAAGGTATTACTATCGTGATCGTCACCCATGAGGAGGAAATCGGGGAGCAGGCCAATCGCTTGATCCGTATGCGTGACGGTGTTGTGCAAAGTGATGAGCGTAAAGTGCCGCTTGCGCAGGAGCGAAGCAGCAATCAATCAAATCAGTCTTTGGATTCAGAATTTCATTTCGGTGAAATGATCGAACACTTTCATCAGGGCTGGAAAACTCTCGCAGCCAACAAAGTCCGTTCAGGACTTTCGATGCTGGGTATATTAATTGGTGTCGCTGCCGTGGTGACGATGCTGGCCTTGGGTAAAGGGGCTCAGCAATCCATTGAAAAGCAGCTGTCCTCGATGGGTTCAAATTTATTGATTCTGCGCGCGGGGAATGTGCGTGTGGCCGGTGTCGCACAAGAGTCAGGGGTGCGAATTCGCATTTCCATGGATGATTTGGCGGCGATGAAAGCGCAGATTCCTGCAATTAAAAATGTTGTGCCCAACGTAGGTGGACGCGGGCAGGTGACCTATCTGAATAAAAACTGGAATACCTACGTCAACGGTGTAACGTCGTCCTTTGTGGAAGTCAGAAATTCAGAACCGGTGCTGGGGCGATTTTTTTCGGATGCTGAAAATCAGCGTCGCGCGACCGTCGCGGTTATTGGTCGTACCGTTTCCAGAGAACTTTTTGGCGAGCGCTCGCCCATTGGCGAAGTGATTAAAATCAACAGAATCAATTTCACCGTCATAGGCATGTTGCCAGAAAAAGGCGGGCAGGGGCCCAGCGATCAGGATGACCGTATCGTGGTTCCGGTGATGACGGCGATGTATCGTCTTTTCGGAAGAAACTACGTGGATTCGGTGGACGTTGAGGTCTCTCAAAAAGAGCTGATCGATGAAACTCAAGATTCGGTGAAAGAGGTTTTGAATTCTCGTCATCGCATACCACTTTCACAGCAAGACGATGCTTTCCAGATTTTCAATATGGCAGATCTTCAACAGGCGATCGAAAGCAGCAGCAAGACCATGTCGATGCTTTTAAGTTCGATCGCGGCTATTTCCTTGCTGGTCGGCGGTATCGGGATCATGAACATCATGCTGGTTTCAGTCACCGAAAGAACCCGCGAAATCGGTCTGCGCAAAGCCATCGGCGGCCGCAAGGTGGATATCCTAATGCAGTTCCTCGCAGAATCCGTTGTGGTCTCTGTGATTGGTGGATTGTTGGGAATCGGACTCGCATGGGGAGTGACGACAGCACTAGCCTCCGTCATGGGCTGGCCAATGACCATCTCCCTGGACGCCGTAGGCCTGTCATTTTTCTTCTCTGCTTTTATTGGTATTGTCTTCGGACTTTATCCAGCAAAAAAAGCATCAGAACTTCACCCCATCGATGCCCTTCGCTACGAATAA
- a CDS encoding tRNA dihydrouridine synthase: protein MKLFLAPMEGVVDWVMRDTLTQIGGVDQCVTEFLRVTDRLHPESVFLKNCPELRTGSRTRAGTPVFVQLLGGHAEPLAMNAERAAKLGALGIDLNFGCPAKTVNRHDGGASLLKSCDRVHTIVDTVRKAVPAHIPVTAKIRLGFDDPTKCIDIAQAVEAANATWLTIHCRTKTDGYKPPAYWEWIPRIKEKTKIKIIANGEIWNVHDFHRCVEVTGCDDYMVGRGVMSNPFIFKQIKQSLKQESVEEMNWERTKPLLPQFFAASTDYINDYFAVSRTKQWLKALSLKNGEAKQVFDQIKILKKPQEFHSELLKVTT from the coding sequence ATGAAGTTGTTCCTGGCTCCGATGGAAGGTGTTGTCGACTGGGTGATGAGGGATACTCTGACCCAGATCGGTGGCGTGGATCAGTGCGTGACGGAATTCTTGCGCGTCACTGATCGCCTGCATCCTGAGAGCGTGTTCTTAAAAAACTGCCCCGAGCTTCGCACCGGCTCCCGCACTCGTGCGGGAACTCCGGTGTTCGTGCAGCTTTTGGGTGGGCATGCGGAGCCTTTGGCAATGAATGCGGAACGCGCAGCAAAGCTGGGAGCTTTGGGAATTGACTTAAATTTCGGCTGCCCGGCTAAAACCGTGAACCGTCATGATGGTGGCGCTTCATTATTAAAATCCTGCGACCGTGTTCACACCATCGTCGACACTGTTCGTAAGGCCGTCCCCGCTCATATTCCGGTCACTGCAAAAATTCGCTTGGGCTTTGATGATCCAACCAAGTGTATCGACATCGCGCAAGCGGTTGAGGCTGCAAACGCCACTTGGCTGACCATCCACTGCCGTACCAAAACTGATGGCTACAAACCACCGGCGTATTGGGAGTGGATCCCGCGTATCAAAGAAAAAACCAAAATCAAAATCATCGCCAACGGTGAAATCTGGAACGTCCACGACTTCCACCGCTGCGTTGAAGTCACTGGTTGCGACGACTACATGGTCGGCCGCGGAGTGATGAGCAATCCGTTTATCTTTAAACAGATCAAACAAAGTCTGAAGCAAGAATCCGTTGAAGAAATGAACTGGGAGCGCACCAAACCATTGCTGCCCCAGTTCTTTGCGGCAAGCACCGACTATATCAACGACTACTTCGCCGTGTCCCGCACCAAGCAGTGGCTAAAAGCTTTGTCTTTGAAAAATGGCGAAGCAAAACAAGTCTTCGACCAAATCAAGATCCTAAAAAAACCCCAAGAGTTCCACTCCGAACTTTTAAAAGTAACAACGTAA
- a CDS encoding EVE domain-containing protein translates to MKYWLMKSEPDVYSIDQLKKDSTTWWEGVRNYQARNFMQKDMQVGDMVLFYHSNATPPGVAGLARISHIAEPDKAQFDKKSEYFEPKASKEKPVWFCTQVEYVQKFPELVSLQDLRDNEKLAEMLVLAKGSRLSVQPVDKKHFDIVKKMGGM, encoded by the coding sequence ATGAAATACTGGCTGATGAAGTCTGAACCCGATGTTTACTCCATCGATCAGCTAAAAAAAGACTCCACCACTTGGTGGGAAGGTGTTCGCAATTACCAAGCCCGCAACTTCATGCAAAAAGACATGCAAGTCGGAGACATGGTTTTGTTTTATCACTCCAATGCAACACCTCCGGGTGTGGCGGGTCTGGCGCGTATTTCTCACATCGCAGAGCCTGACAAAGCCCAATTCGATAAAAAGTCTGAATACTTTGAGCCGAAGGCTTCCAAAGAAAAACCTGTCTGGTTCTGCACTCAGGTTGAGTATGTGCAAAAGTTCCCTGAATTGGTCAGCCTGCAAGACCTGCGCGACAATGAGAAATTGGCAGAGATGCTGGTTTTGGCAAAAGGCTCACGTCTGTCGGTACAACCGGTGGATAAAAAGCACTTCGACATCGTTAAGAAAATGGGCGGAATGTAG
- a CDS encoding YchJ family protein gives MKCPCGSEKNYSECCGIYHSGKETAPTAEALMRSRYAAFAKNQMQYLRDTTDPQSLGDIDDEANQEWADVAKFLKLEIVNAEEKANKGTVEFKAFYSVDDEDYVHHEVSTFRKQAGVWFFKSGKVKEEKK, from the coding sequence ATGAAATGTCCATGCGGTAGCGAAAAAAATTATTCTGAATGTTGCGGTATTTATCACTCTGGCAAAGAGACGGCGCCAACGGCTGAGGCCTTGATGCGTTCCCGTTATGCGGCGTTTGCGAAAAATCAAATGCAGTACTTGCGCGATACAACGGATCCCCAATCTTTGGGCGACATCGATGATGAAGCCAACCAGGAATGGGCTGACGTTGCAAAATTCCTGAAGCTTGAAATCGTCAATGCTGAAGAGAAAGCTAACAAAGGCACGGTCGAGTTCAAAGCCTTCTATTCCGTTGATGATGAAGACTATGTTCATCACGAAGTTTCCACTTTCCGCAAGCAAGCTGGCGTGTGGTTCTTTAAATCCGGCAAAGTGAAGGAAGAAAAGAAATGA
- a CDS encoding SDR family NAD(P)-dependent oxidoreductase, producing MQRWALITGATAGIGWATAEALAAQNYSLIITGRRFERLAELEASLLKKFPQIKVIKAGFDVSDRFEVSEFMKAHDKDLQLVDVLVNNAGLAKGTDKMQDGSLDDWETMIDTNIKGLLFITRGIIGHMVKRNSGHIVNLGSVAGRWTYPGGGVYCATKFAVRALSEGLRMDLLGTKIRITNIEPGMVNSEFSMVRFEDQQKADKVYEGMTPLDPKDIADTIAWCVARPAHVNIQELVIYPTEQAHVGMVSRRS from the coding sequence ATGCAAAGATGGGCTCTGATTACAGGGGCAACGGCGGGTATTGGTTGGGCGACGGCGGAAGCGTTGGCTGCGCAGAATTACTCATTGATTATCACCGGTCGTCGCTTTGAGCGTTTGGCTGAACTGGAAGCCTCTTTGCTGAAAAAGTTCCCGCAAATCAAAGTCATCAAAGCTGGTTTCGACGTCTCGGATCGCTTTGAAGTGAGTGAGTTTATGAAAGCCCACGACAAGGATCTACAGCTCGTGGATGTTCTGGTGAACAACGCGGGACTGGCCAAGGGCACCGACAAAATGCAGGACGGATCTTTGGATGATTGGGAGACCATGATCGACACCAACATCAAAGGTTTGCTGTTTATCACTCGTGGAATTATCGGGCACATGGTGAAGCGCAACTCCGGTCACATCGTGAATCTGGGTTCTGTGGCGGGTCGCTGGACATATCCGGGTGGTGGAGTTTACTGCGCCACAAAATTCGCAGTGCGTGCATTGTCTGAAGGTCTGCGCATGGATTTGCTGGGTACAAAAATCCGCATTACCAATATTGAGCCCGGCATGGTGAATTCGGAATTTTCGATGGTCCGCTTTGAAGATCAGCAAAAAGCCGACAAAGTTTATGAGGGCATGACGCCATTGGATCCCAAAGATATTGCGGACACCATCGCTTGGTGCGTGGCGCGCCCCGCTCATGTGAACATACAAGAACTTGTGATTTACCCAACAGAGCAAGCCCATGTTGGAATGGTTTCCAGGAGGTCGTAA
- the fumC gene encoding class II fumarate hydratase encodes MSFRTEKDTMGDVQVPADKFWGAQTQRSTENFKIGGDRFPREMIRALGILKKSAALTNQKLGILDAKKADMIVKAADEVISGKLDAHFPLVVWQTGSGTQTNMNANEVIANRAMDMMGVKLPSKEIHPNDDVNKGQSSNDTFPTAMHIAVSEQIHHRLIPMMEKLYLALSEKQKEFNDIVKIGRTHLMDATPLTLGQEFSGYATQMKHGVHRIKNTLPHLHELALGGTAVGTGLNTHPKFAVEAAAEIARETKLPFVTAENKFEALASHDALVEVSGALNTIAVSLMKIANDIRLLGSGPRCGIGEIHLPENEPGSSIMPGKVNPTQCEAMTMVCAQVMGNHVAVTVGGATGHFELNVFKPVIVFNVLNSIRLISDACESFVDHCVSGIEANKAQIKKHLDNSLMLVTALNPKIGYDNAAKIAKTAHKNGTTLREESINLGLLSGEEFDKLVRPETMVGVRT; translated from the coding sequence ATGAGTTTCCGTACAGAGAAAGACACAATGGGTGACGTGCAGGTTCCGGCAGATAAATTCTGGGGAGCTCAAACGCAAAGATCCACTGAAAATTTTAAAATCGGTGGCGACAGATTTCCACGGGAAATGATTCGTGCCTTGGGGATCTTGAAAAAAAGCGCAGCACTGACCAATCAAAAGCTGGGCATTCTGGATGCCAAAAAAGCGGACATGATTGTGAAAGCCGCAGACGAAGTGATCTCTGGAAAACTGGATGCTCATTTTCCCTTGGTGGTGTGGCAGACGGGCTCGGGTACGCAAACCAATATGAACGCCAACGAAGTCATCGCCAATCGCGCGATGGACATGATGGGTGTCAAACTTCCCTCTAAAGAAATTCATCCCAACGATGATGTGAACAAAGGGCAGTCTTCGAATGACACTTTCCCCACGGCCATGCATATCGCCGTGAGTGAGCAGATTCATCACCGTCTGATTCCGATGATGGAAAAATTGTATTTGGCTCTTTCCGAAAAACAAAAAGAGTTTAATGACATCGTAAAAATCGGGCGCACTCACCTGATGGATGCGACACCGTTGACCCTGGGGCAGGAGTTTTCCGGCTACGCGACACAAATGAAGCACGGAGTTCATAGAATCAAGAACACCTTGCCGCATCTGCATGAGCTGGCGTTGGGTGGGACGGCCGTGGGAACTGGTTTAAACACTCATCCAAAATTTGCAGTTGAAGCGGCGGCGGAAATCGCGCGCGAAACAAAACTGCCGTTTGTGACTGCTGAAAATAAGTTTGAAGCCCTGGCCAGTCATGATGCTTTGGTGGAGGTCAGTGGGGCGCTGAATACGATTGCGGTTTCTTTGATGAAAATCGCCAACGACATTCGCCTGCTTGGATCTGGACCTCGTTGTGGCATTGGTGAAATTCACCTGCCAGAAAATGAACCAGGAAGCTCGATCATGCCCGGAAAAGTAAATCCCACACAATGTGAAGCCATGACCATGGTCTGTGCTCAAGTGATGGGGAATCATGTGGCCGTGACGGTCGGTGGGGCGACGGGACATTTCGAGTTGAATGTCTTTAAGCCGGTGATTGTGTTTAACGTGCTAAACTCAATACGTTTGATCTCAGACGCGTGTGAGTCGTTTGTTGATCACTGTGTGTCGGGAATTGAGGCAAATAAGGCGCAAATCAAAAAACATCTCGATAATTCTTTGATGTTAGTGACTGCATTGAACCCGAAGATCGGTTATGATAACGCAGCAAAAATAGCTAAGACTGCCCATAAAAACGGCACTACGCTGCGCGAAGAATCCATAAATCTTGGACTCCTCAGCGGCGAGGAATTTGATAAACTGGTCAGACCAGAGACAATGGTTGGAGTACGTACTTGA
- a CDS encoding ATP-dependent helicase gives MDWLKGLNPEQQKAVKHNFGPLLILAGAGSGKTTVLVSRTGRMISERVAQSSEICVLTFTNKAARELKHRVKAKLGGAGDGLWAGTFHSFGLQILRRFHKHAGLSPHFGIVDQTDCNAVLKELIKNIANSGKDKFDIDKILSMINDRRTGAAHTHEGFDEYHEMVEVLAPKFEKRLEHLGVVDFEGLLIKPLQLFKAHPEILEKVQSQFSQVMVDEFQDTNRMQMDLIQQIVKPHSNITVVGDDDQSIYGWRGAEIKNILNFPHEHKKCEVIMLERNYRSSGEILAVANAAISKNKNRHGKVLRAEAAKDTGVLPEVFILEREEDECEFVVQEIQHFLKEGYKLKDFAVLYRSNTQGGLIEASLRRANIAYNISGGTSIFDRKEIKDIMAYLKQSFSPNEVSLRRIINVPSRGVGDTTIEKLTEFSQKRRVSFLDACRLWKDAEIPEKTGEAIDDLLGFIEYLPTHILDFNVGSSPGGKLVELFDQLGYKEYVMNTAADPASAEKKWVVVEILGRILDAYLGRRAHEVEYIKSFVDSMMLREDHNEEEDQNKVQLMTLHASKGLEFPVVILAGIEEDLLPHKNLGSDIDEERRLFYVGVTRAKNRLVMSRCQQRKKNGVVRPSVPSRFLLEIPTELYKEYPLGARPVTGQERDDLVASFLSKLDSKIGK, from the coding sequence ATGGATTGGTTGAAGGGGTTGAACCCTGAACAGCAAAAGGCTGTTAAACATAACTTCGGTCCCTTGCTGATTCTTGCAGGGGCGGGTTCCGGCAAAACGACCGTACTGGTTTCACGCACAGGAAGAATGATTTCTGAGCGTGTGGCGCAGTCGTCTGAAATCTGCGTTTTGACCTTCACCAATAAAGCCGCACGTGAATTAAAACACCGTGTGAAAGCGAAACTGGGCGGAGCCGGTGACGGACTGTGGGCGGGAACGTTCCACTCCTTCGGTCTTCAAATTCTGCGTCGTTTTCATAAACACGCCGGTCTTTCCCCGCATTTCGGTATTGTCGACCAGACGGATTGCAATGCCGTCCTAAAAGAGCTGATCAAGAACATCGCGAACTCCGGCAAAGATAAATTCGACATCGATAAAATTCTTTCCATGATCAATGACCGTCGCACGGGTGCTGCGCACACGCACGAGGGCTTCGATGAATATCATGAGATGGTCGAAGTTCTGGCGCCAAAATTTGAAAAGCGTCTGGAGCATCTGGGTGTGGTGGACTTTGAAGGTTTGTTGATCAAGCCTTTGCAGTTGTTTAAAGCGCATCCTGAAATTCTGGAAAAAGTCCAAAGTCAGTTTTCCCAAGTAATGGTGGACGAGTTTCAGGACACCAATCGCATGCAAATGGATTTGATTCAGCAAATCGTAAAACCCCACAGCAACATCACAGTGGTGGGTGACGACGATCAGTCGATCTATGGCTGGCGTGGGGCTGAGATCAAAAATATTTTGAATTTCCCGCATGAGCACAAAAAATGCGAAGTGATCATGCTCGAGCGTAACTACCGTTCGTCTGGTGAAATTTTGGCGGTGGCTAATGCCGCAATTTCAAAAAATAAAAACCGTCACGGTAAAGTTCTAAGAGCCGAAGCGGCCAAGGATACTGGTGTCTTACCGGAAGTCTTTATCCTGGAGCGCGAAGAAGACGAGTGTGAATTCGTTGTTCAGGAAATTCAGCACTTCTTAAAAGAAGGCTACAAGCTGAAGGACTTTGCGGTTCTTTATCGTTCAAACACTCAAGGTGGCTTGATCGAGGCCTCTCTGCGTCGTGCGAATATCGCCTACAATATCTCGGGCGGGACTTCGATCTTTGATCGTAAAGAGATCAAAGACATCATGGCTTACTTAAAACAATCCTTCTCGCCGAATGAAGTTTCTCTTCGTCGTATCATCAATGTTCCATCCCGTGGAGTCGGTGACACGACCATCGAAAAACTGACCGAGTTTTCGCAAAAACGCCGCGTAAGTTTCCTGGATGCCTGCCGCCTATGGAAAGACGCCGAGATCCCGGAAAAAACCGGGGAGGCGATCGACGATCTTTTGGGATTCATCGAATATCTGCCAACGCACATCTTGGATTTCAACGTGGGCTCATCGCCTGGTGGCAAGCTGGTCGAACTGTTTGATCAGTTGGGCTACAAGGAATACGTCATGAACACCGCTGCGGACCCGGCTTCGGCCGAAAAGAAGTGGGTGGTGGTCGAAATCCTGGGTCGTATCCTGGATGCGTACTTGGGACGTCGTGCTCACGAGGTAGAATACATCAAGTCCTTTGTGGATTCGATGATGCTGCGTGAAGATCACAACGAAGAGGAAGATCAAAACAAAGTTCAACTGATGACCTTGCATGCGTCAAAAGGCCTGGAGTTCCCAGTCGTGATTTTGGCGGGGATTGAGGAAGATCTTTTGCCACATAAAAACCTGGGCTCCGACATCGATGAAGAACGTCGTTTATTCTATGTCGGTGTGACCCGGGCAAAAAATCGTCTGGTGATGTCGCGCTGTCAGCAGCGCAAAAAAAATGGCGTGGTTCGTCCGTCAGTTCCTTCCAGATTCCTGTTGGAAATCCCGACAGAACTTTACAAAGAATATCCATTGGGTGCACGCCCGGTCACGGGGCAGGAACGTGACGATCTGGTTGCAAGCTTCCTGTCAAAGCTTGATTCCAAAATTGGGAAATAA
- a CDS encoding RluA family pseudouridine synthase: MSSLDIMARGEGWLVINKPPGVSVHNDPRDVCHLLEKQLIPGSFEGIHPVHRLDKETSGILLLALNTRMAKQLAEQFQARTCEKYYFALLRGSMPASEEWQHWNTPISDKAEGRVNPQGLAKDRVEARTDFKVIKSDQYTSLIEVRLFTGRQHQIRKHSAIAKHAILGDSRYGDPKFNKRIAEIYKTDRMFLHAGKLKITIDGKEHSFEAPREF, from the coding sequence ATGAGTTCATTGGATATCATGGCCCGCGGCGAGGGATGGTTGGTTATCAACAAACCTCCCGGAGTTTCCGTCCATAATGACCCTCGCGATGTCTGTCACCTTCTTGAAAAACAACTAATTCCTGGCAGCTTTGAGGGAATTCATCCGGTTCACCGCTTGGATAAAGAGACCAGCGGAATTTTACTGCTAGCTTTAAACACTCGCATGGCAAAACAGCTGGCCGAACAGTTTCAGGCCCGCACCTGTGAAAAGTATTACTTCGCTTTGTTACGGGGTTCGATGCCTGCTTCAGAAGAGTGGCAACATTGGAACACGCCGATTTCAGACAAAGCCGAGGGCCGAGTGAATCCCCAAGGCCTGGCGAAAGACCGCGTAGAAGCCCGCACTGATTTTAAAGTCATCAAGTCAGACCAATATACCAGCTTGATTGAAGTGCGTCTGTTCACTGGCCGCCAGCATCAGATTCGCAAACACAGTGCGATTGCCAAACACGCGATTTTAGGCGACAGCCGCTATGGCGATCCCAAATTTAATAAGCGCATCGCTGAAATCTACAAAACGGACCGCATGTTCCTGCACGCCGGAAAGCTTAAGATCACAATTGACGGCAAAGAGCACTCGTTTGAGGCTCCCCGCGAGTTTTAG
- a CDS encoding BolA family protein: protein MNREARIFSALTSALAPSTLEIENESHMHSGPASETHYKVLIVSALFEGKSRIDRQRLVNDALKTEFNQGLHALTQKALTPAEFEVQKDALNFISPECRGGSKRLPKS, encoded by the coding sequence ATGAATCGTGAAGCACGTATTTTTTCGGCTCTAACATCAGCGTTAGCACCATCGACTCTGGAAATCGAAAACGAAAGTCATATGCACTCGGGGCCTGCCAGTGAAACACACTACAAGGTCCTGATTGTGTCTGCGCTGTTCGAAGGGAAGTCCCGTATTGATAGACAGCGCCTGGTGAATGACGCTCTAAAAACCGAATTCAATCAGGGGCTTCACGCCCTGACTCAAAAAGCCCTGACTCCGGCCGAGTTTGAAGTGCAAAAAGACGCTTTGAACTTTATTTCCCCGGAGTGTCGCGGCGGATCCAAGAGACTGCCTAAATCATGA
- a CDS encoding substrate-binding periplasmic protein — protein MKFLLGLILCVGVVAEAAIKESKVLRVGAINSPPHVTDLQTNPPQGAFIEFFSKKILPDVLSKHHYKVEWNASPLKRQFRDLEVGQLDLLLMVVRTPEREKIYDYSVQPLVREQPAMVVRKSLFKNHGAVSIKEFSGKTVGLVTGALIPDFFKKHRIDYIPVAGDDAGDRIPNLVETQRIDGAFIYLKSIADGVAQKYKNDNLKSLLIYDVPAYSMYIAYSKKVPASIRNEIDAQLALHLKEYKIK, from the coding sequence ATGAAGTTTTTGCTGGGGCTTATCTTATGTGTGGGAGTTGTTGCGGAAGCTGCCATCAAGGAAAGTAAAGTCCTGCGTGTCGGAGCGATCAACTCTCCACCCCATGTGACGGATTTACAAACGAATCCTCCTCAGGGTGCGTTTATTGAATTTTTCAGTAAAAAGATTCTGCCCGATGTCCTAAGCAAGCATCACTACAAGGTCGAATGGAATGCGTCGCCGTTGAAACGTCAGTTTCGTGACTTGGAAGTGGGGCAGTTGGATTTGCTGTTAATGGTGGTGCGCACGCCGGAGCGCGAGAAGATCTATGATTACTCGGTACAACCTCTGGTGAGAGAACAACCGGCAATGGTGGTCCGTAAAAGTCTTTTCAAAAACCATGGGGCCGTCTCAATAAAAGAGTTCTCGGGGAAAACCGTTGGTCTGGTGACTGGGGCTTTGATCCCTGATTTTTTTAAAAAGCATCGCATAGATTATATCCCGGTTGCCGGAGATGATGCTGGTGACAGAATACCAAATCTGGTTGAAACCCAACGCATAGATGGTGCCTTTATTTATTTGAAATCAATCGCTGACGGTGTCGCGCAAAAGTATAAAAACGACAATCTGAAAAGTTTGCTCATTTACGATGTGCCGGCCTATTCCATGTACATCGCTTATAGCAAAAAAGTACCTGCGAGCATTCGCAATGAGATCGATGCGCAGCTTGCTCTGCATTTAAAAGAATATAAAATTAAGTAG